In Deinococcus aerolatus, the genomic stretch GCTGCCACCCATCTTGCCCTTCTGGTCCTTGCCTGAATCTTGAGACGCAGACGAACGGTTCATGGATTCGTTCATGGTTGACTCCTTGAAAGAAAAAACCGCCTGCCAGTGCGCTTTCTCCGGCAGACGGCAGCGAACTGCACGGGGTTCAGGCGCTCAGGCTGTCCAGCATCTTCTGGCACGCCTGCTCACAGCGGCGGCAGGACTCGGCGCAGACCGCGCAGTGCTTCATGTCCATCTTCTCGGCGTGCTGCTGGCATTCGTCGCCGCAGGCGTTGCAGGCGGCCACGCACGCCTGCAACTGGGCGCGGATCACGGCCAGGTCCGGCTGGGTCTGGCGCACCAGCACGCGTCCAGTGGTGGTGCAGATGTCGGCGCAGTCCAGATTCA encodes the following:
- a CDS encoding four-helix bundle copper-binding protein, yielding NLDCADICTTTGRVLVRQTQPDLAVIRAQLQACVAACNACGDECQQHAEKMDMKHCAVCAESCRRCEQACQKMLDSLSA